From the genome of Candidatus Neomarinimicrobiota bacterium, one region includes:
- a CDS encoding PD-(D/E)XK nuclease family protein yields MIEFRNNFSWSFSRHRKFNTCKRQYYYHYYGSWGGWEETADEETRKLFQLKNMTTLPMLAGSLVHDMISAILEGLKNRHEITVRSAEREVIKLFKQAWRQSKNGEWKASPKRKANLFEHYYEESLPEEQLLEIKDTMVESVQGFYLSDAFVFIKTLSPTEWLTKEKLDAFDFDGTKVWVKLDFVARHGGLVYLYDWKTGRQVSEDETQLSVYALYAFSRWGTGVDNLRLLDIYVRKQLPVSVRLNKALVGKAEKVMKESMREMKELLEDVSENRASIDKFPMVEETKVCPRCFFKEICYPEEWREL; encoded by the coding sequence ATGATCGAGTTTAGAAACAATTTCTCGTGGTCATTTTCACGCCACCGGAAGTTCAACACGTGTAAGAGACAGTATTACTACCATTACTACGGTTCATGGGGTGGGTGGGAAGAAACTGCAGACGAAGAGACGAGAAAACTTTTCCAACTCAAGAATATGACTACTCTTCCCATGCTTGCCGGCAGTCTCGTTCATGATATGATCAGTGCTATTCTTGAGGGCTTGAAGAACCGTCACGAGATAACGGTCCGCAGCGCTGAGAGGGAAGTGATCAAGCTTTTCAAACAGGCCTGGCGACAGTCGAAAAACGGGGAATGGAAAGCGAGCCCGAAAAGGAAAGCGAATCTGTTCGAGCACTACTATGAGGAGTCCTTGCCGGAGGAGCAACTCCTTGAAATCAAAGATACCATGGTGGAGAGTGTACAAGGATTCTATCTGTCGGATGCATTTGTTTTTATCAAGACCCTGTCCCCCACGGAATGGTTGACTAAGGAGAAACTTGACGCGTTCGACTTTGACGGAACAAAAGTATGGGTAAAGCTCGATTTCGTCGCGAGACATGGCGGCCTTGTCTACCTGTATGACTGGAAGACCGGCAGGCAGGTGTCTGAGGACGAAACTCAGCTTTCTGTCTATGCCCTCTACGCATTCTCGAGATGGGGAACTGGCGTGGATAATCTCCGACTCCTGGACATCTACGTCAGGAAGCAACTTCCCGTAAGTGTAAGGTTGAATAAAGCGTTGGTGGGCAAGGCGGAGAAGGTCATGAAGGAAAGCATGAGGGAAATGAAGGAACTGCTGGAGGATGTCTCCGAGAACCGGGCAAGTATTGACAAGTTTCCCATGGTTGAGGAGACGAAGGTTTGTCCTCGGTGTTTTTTCAAGGAGATCTGTTATCCGGAAGAATGGAGGGAATTGTAG
- a CDS encoding lipase, with amino-acid sequence MRRFVSPFPPVTHRVGRAGLQNKSTIIMPRISTYFLKRNPGLYHKSDNCYIQRVNLPPLRAKPEERTKLKKRIVHVKNLFYSCIIASFLLMAPLVARADNTYPVVLVHGFMGWGSDEMGGYRYWGGFFNLEKYLESQGYEVYIVSIGPISSNWERAVETYYQLKGGQVDYGKGHSEKWGVIQKPDGKTYEGLYPSWDADHPVHVIGHSMGGQTARMLQYLIGQESYEDSARTAAEESTLLGQSHAGWIRSISTIATPHNGTTLSDIRKEKIPFLEYLIGIVGLVDTDFYEFDLEQWNFEREEEESWVDYYRRMRNHPAWETKNFSGWDLSLDGAQQLNTVVTADINVYYFSLVTTCTVLDSTTGHHSPRENMSLLLRRKGRILGSERIEWGNGQLTDSTWFENDGVVNTISQYGPTTGLNGPDPITPYESGTRLQPGRWYVLGPYRMDHWYILGHTGLDGDQRAEIGELFTNHFRLLWSLPE; translated from the coding sequence GTGAGACGATTCGTTTCACCGTTCCCCCCTGTCACCCACCGTGTGGGGCGGGCAGGTCTTCAGAACAAATCGACCATAATTATGCCACGAATTTCTACATACTTCCTGAAGCGGAACCCCGGATTGTATCACAAGAGCGATAATTGCTATATTCAAAGAGTAAATCTGCCGCCCCTTCGGGCAAAGCCGGAAGAAAGAACGAAATTGAAGAAGAGAATCGTTCACGTTAAGAATCTTTTCTATTCCTGCATAATTGCTTCTTTTCTTCTCATGGCACCTCTTGTCGCCAGAGCTGACAATACGTATCCCGTGGTGCTCGTCCATGGCTTTATGGGATGGGGATCTGACGAAATGGGAGGGTACAGATACTGGGGAGGATTTTTTAATCTGGAGAAGTATCTGGAATCACAGGGGTACGAGGTGTATATCGTCTCCATTGGTCCCATATCGTCAAACTGGGAAAGGGCCGTTGAGACATATTATCAGCTGAAGGGCGGGCAGGTGGACTACGGTAAAGGTCATTCAGAAAAGTGGGGAGTGATACAGAAGCCTGATGGGAAAACCTACGAGGGGCTGTACCCTTCATGGGATGCCGATCATCCGGTACACGTCATTGGTCACAGTATGGGGGGCCAGACGGCCCGGATGCTGCAGTATCTTATTGGCCAAGAATCCTATGAGGATTCAGCCAGAACGGCTGCAGAGGAAAGCACCCTCCTGGGCCAGAGCCACGCAGGTTGGATCCGGTCCATTTCCACAATTGCCACACCTCATAACGGCACGACACTTTCGGACATCAGAAAGGAAAAAATCCCATTCCTGGAGTACCTCATTGGCATCGTGGGGCTCGTTGACACCGATTTCTATGAATTCGACCTGGAACAATGGAATTTCGAGCGAGAAGAAGAGGAATCGTGGGTAGACTATTACCGCCGCATGCGAAACCATCCGGCCTGGGAGACGAAAAACTTCAGCGGTTGGGATTTGAGTCTGGACGGGGCTCAGCAGCTCAACACAGTGGTGACCGCAGACATAAACGTCTACTATTTTTCCTTAGTTACAACGTGTACCGTATTGGATTCGACCACAGGTCATCATAGTCCTCGTGAGAATATGAGTCTCCTTCTTCGCAGGAAGGGACGGATTCTCGGATCAGAAAGGATTGAATGGGGTAACGGACAATTGACCGATTCCACCTGGTTTGAGAATGATGGTGTGGTGAACACGATAAGTCAATACGGTCCCACCACCGGACTGAATGGACCGGACCCCATTACGCCATACGAGTCCGGCACACGGCTGCAGCCGGGTCGATGGTACGTCTTGGGACCGTACCGGATGGATCACTGGTATATCTTGGGGCATACGGGTCTCGACGGAGATCAGCGAGCCGAGATAGGAGAACTGTTCACCAATCACTTCAGACTTCTCTGGTCTCTGCCTGAATGA
- a CDS encoding NAD(P)/FAD-dependent oxidoreductase — translation HFGLSAATMKEVTIIGGSAAGFYAGQVLARNGAKVQIFEAQESLNHSPRTLIVTQQIKDLLGPTSDGAVINQISRFELFADGKVGSIVLENPDLVIDRSRLIRLLALEASRLGIETTYGRRFVDIRSTNGHLTVVLEKSSTKEKEYVSSSSVIGADGAFSRVRQSAGWPRNLTVPLMQAIVRLPGNIPPYTCQIWFLPEDTPYFYWLIPESSTTAAVGVIGEDGQKMREGMIRFLKKKNLEPLEFQAARIPFYNGWLPVRRPVGGGNVYLVGDAAGHIKVSTVGGIVTGLKGARAVASAIVNGSSSSELRALRRELNLHLLVRRVLHRWKENDYSNLLELLDKKCKYFLGAIDRDQPRRLLSNLILSQPKLLLMGIRSFLTGSSLRDRISRAGNGMIEK, via the coding sequence ACCACTTCGGCTTATCAGCAGCAACAATGAAGGAAGTCACGATTATTGGTGGTTCCGCTGCCGGATTTTATGCCGGACAAGTGCTTGCTCGTAACGGAGCGAAAGTTCAGATATTTGAGGCACAGGAATCGCTAAATCACAGCCCCAGGACCCTCATCGTAACTCAGCAGATAAAAGATCTCCTGGGACCGACCTCCGATGGAGCAGTCATCAATCAGATCAGTCGATTCGAACTCTTCGCCGATGGCAAAGTCGGGTCTATTGTCCTCGAAAATCCGGATCTCGTTATCGACCGTTCCAGGCTTATCCGGCTCCTGGCACTTGAGGCCAGCCGGTTAGGCATCGAAACAACCTACGGCCGACGCTTTGTCGATATCCGATCTACCAATGGACATTTGACCGTGGTTCTTGAAAAATCCTCAACGAAGGAGAAGGAATACGTCTCTTCTTCCAGCGTAATAGGAGCGGACGGTGCTTTTAGCCGGGTCAGACAATCGGCGGGCTGGCCGCGAAATCTAACGGTACCCTTGATGCAGGCAATCGTAAGGCTGCCTGGGAATATTCCCCCGTATACGTGTCAAATATGGTTTCTACCAGAAGACACTCCCTACTTCTACTGGCTAATCCCTGAATCCTCTACAACGGCAGCCGTGGGGGTCATTGGTGAAGATGGGCAGAAGATGAGGGAAGGAATGATTCGGTTTCTTAAGAAGAAGAACCTGGAACCTCTTGAATTCCAGGCGGCCAGGATTCCTTTTTACAACGGCTGGCTGCCGGTAAGGCGACCTGTGGGCGGTGGCAACGTGTACCTGGTGGGCGACGCTGCCGGGCATATAAAGGTCTCCACCGTCGGGGGAATTGTTACCGGCTTGAAAGGTGCTCGTGCTGTAGCCTCGGCTATTGTGAATGGCAGTTCTTCATCCGAATTGCGAGCGTTGAGACGAGAATTGAACCTGCATTTGCTGGTTAGAAGGGTCCTTCATCGCTGGAAAGAAAATGACTATTCGAATTTGCTGGAACTACTGGATAAGAAGTGTAAGTACTTCCTGGGGGCGATCGACCGCGACCAGCCGCGGCGTCTTCTGTCGAACCTCATTCTAAGTCAGCCGAAGTTATTGTTGATGGGAATCAGGTCATTTCTTACGGGATCGTCATTGCGAGATCGAATCTCGCGAGCTGGGAACGGTATGATAGAGAAGTAA
- a CDS encoding site-2 protease family protein, with translation MTETDFRELLKNFDHLFRVTKIGSTGKTWVAAGKLLEGRTENEVRHHLNDLDVEADVRHEDGIVWVQVSERPIQKRDSDSVVVIPTINIILLLLTVVTTLLAGSILQGGNPLAHLSDLVKGIPYSIVLLLILGSHEFGHYYYARKNRVDATLPYFIPAPPFILLIGTFGAFIRIKSPIRSRKALLEIGAAGPIAGFVVSFAAILIGYSLIPDQQAVLAHVASAHNVAGIEANESTVVQLSMGTSVLFKALGAIYRVEVPMDEIYHFPFIFAGWIGFLVTMLNLLPIGQLDGGHIAYALLGEKHNRWAKWVFLLLIPLGFISAHWWVWAVLVLVLMRSWKHPPIFDMGSPVTRRENLIGLICLMILISCFIPIPVTIS, from the coding sequence ATGACTGAGACCGATTTTCGCGAACTCCTCAAGAATTTCGACCATCTTTTCCGTGTGACCAAGATCGGGTCAACTGGAAAAACCTGGGTGGCGGCGGGAAAACTGCTTGAGGGGAGGACTGAAAATGAGGTCCGCCACCACCTGAATGATCTTGATGTGGAAGCGGACGTGAGGCACGAGGATGGAATCGTCTGGGTGCAGGTGTCAGAACGTCCCATTCAGAAGCGCGACTCCGATTCCGTGGTGGTGATTCCTACAATAAACATAATCCTTCTTCTGCTCACGGTCGTCACGACCCTCCTCGCAGGGTCAATTCTCCAAGGTGGTAACCCCCTTGCCCACCTGAGTGATCTTGTGAAAGGTATTCCCTATTCAATTGTCTTGTTACTGATCCTCGGGTCCCACGAGTTCGGGCACTACTACTATGCGAGAAAAAACAGGGTGGATGCAACGCTCCCTTATTTTATCCCTGCTCCTCCTTTTATCCTGCTTATCGGCACTTTCGGCGCGTTCATTCGAATCAAGAGCCCTATCCGGAGTAGGAAGGCACTTCTGGAAATCGGGGCAGCTGGTCCCATCGCCGGGTTTGTGGTAAGCTTTGCCGCAATCCTGATCGGGTACAGTCTCATCCCCGACCAGCAGGCGGTTCTGGCTCATGTCGCATCGGCCCACAACGTCGCGGGGATAGAGGCAAACGAAAGTACCGTCGTTCAACTTTCGATGGGTACGTCGGTTCTTTTCAAGGCCCTGGGAGCGATCTACCGGGTCGAAGTTCCTATGGACGAAATATATCATTTTCCGTTCATCTTCGCCGGGTGGATAGGATTTCTGGTGACAATGCTCAATCTGCTCCCCATCGGTCAACTGGACGGTGGACATATCGCCTATGCCCTTCTTGGGGAAAAACATAACCGCTGGGCCAAATGGGTGTTTTTACTCCTGATTCCCCTGGGATTCATTTCCGCCCACTGGTGGGTTTGGGCCGTACTGGTCCTTGTTCTCATGAGGAGTTGGAAACATCCCCCAATCTTTGACATGGGCTCTCCCGTTACAAGACGGGAGAATCTGATTGGACTCATCTGCCTGATGATCCTCATCTCCTGTTTCATACCGATCCCAGTCACCATATCATAG
- the add gene encoding adenosine deaminase, with protein MRKPPEITLDVLRHLPKVELHCHLDGSLRVSSMIDQAEKDKISLPTTDPEELHKILSMGKKRVSLEEYIDRFEFTLRTLQTYESLVRAAYELAEDAASENVRYIEIRYSPILHTRHGMTPQESVEAVREGLRRAEKDFNIRCGIIICGMRNINPEVSLKLADLAVQFKNKGVVGFDLAGVEENFPAKHHREAFYMILNSNINATIHAGEAFGPESIHQAIHYCGAHRIGHGTRLKEDPDLMQYVNDHRITLEVCLTSNYHTRSVRSLKHHPARIYYNRGLRVTLNTDSRLISNTTLSEELMLAHTLFGFNLYDFREVTIIAMKSAFLHHKERKEMIKAIAEELEGDFGLVPQYFPRESATKKRANPG; from the coding sequence ATGCGAAAACCACCTGAGATAACTCTCGACGTTCTCCGGCATCTTCCGAAAGTGGAACTCCACTGCCACCTCGACGGATCCCTTAGGGTTTCATCGATGATCGATCAGGCCGAGAAGGACAAGATCAGTCTCCCCACCACCGACCCGGAAGAACTACATAAGATACTCTCCATGGGTAAAAAACGAGTTTCGCTCGAAGAGTATATCGACCGCTTCGAATTCACGTTGAGAACACTCCAGACTTACGAAAGTCTTGTCAGAGCAGCCTATGAACTGGCGGAGGATGCGGCAAGTGAAAACGTCCGGTATATTGAGATTCGCTATTCTCCCATTCTCCACACCAGGCACGGAATGACACCCCAGGAGTCCGTGGAGGCAGTAAGGGAAGGTCTCCGCCGGGCCGAAAAAGACTTCAATATTCGGTGCGGTATTATCATATGCGGTATGAGGAATATCAATCCCGAGGTTTCCCTGAAACTTGCCGACCTCGCCGTCCAGTTCAAAAACAAGGGGGTGGTGGGATTCGATCTCGCGGGAGTTGAAGAGAACTTTCCCGCGAAGCATCACCGCGAAGCATTTTATATGATCCTGAACAGCAATATCAATGCCACCATTCACGCCGGAGAGGCATTCGGTCCCGAATCCATCCACCAAGCTATTCACTACTGCGGGGCTCACAGAATTGGACATGGGACCAGGTTGAAGGAAGATCCCGATCTCATGCAATACGTGAACGATCACAGGATTACGCTGGAAGTCTGCTTAACGAGCAACTACCATACAAGAAGCGTTCGAAGTCTGAAGCACCATCCAGCGAGGATCTATTACAACCGTGGATTGAGAGTTACCCTGAATACAGACAGCCGCTTGATCTCGAACACCACCCTTTCAGAAGAACTCATGCTTGCCCATACTCTGTTTGGCTTCAATTTGTACGATTTTCGTGAGGTGACCATAATCGCCATGAAAAGCGCCTTCCTCCATCATAAGGAGCGGAAGGAAATGATAAAAGCCATTGCAGAGGAGTTGGAGGGAGATTTCGGACTGGTCCCTCAATATTTCCCCAGGGAGTCTGCCACCAAAAAGCGGGCTAATCCCGGATAA